In Blautia sp. SC05B48, a single genomic region encodes these proteins:
- a CDS encoding AraC family transcriptional regulator: MEVCPSIVLNSDASENVAYNNPDFPAYIKKGQLSRYPDFRAVSHWHDDLEFILILEGQMFYDVNGQKISLQAGEGIFVNSRCFHYGYSDAHTECLFICILLSPQLLSVNTYFVEKCLNPLIQNIHFPYQPLNPSILWQNSILRDLEMLYKKNVDEIQPFITLEKTVHIFLLLAENMNYFPDYDKDTEDTLALTTMIGYVQKNYPQKIMLKDISSSGNCCKTKCTSLFQKYLNTSPMVYLNRYRLEKSVFLLQNTTMSVTEIAYTCGFSNSSYFCELFHKYYNTTPGKFRNSNR, from the coding sequence ATGGAAGTATGTCCAAGCATTGTTTTAAATTCAGATGCATCTGAAAATGTTGCCTATAACAATCCAGACTTTCCTGCATATATAAAAAAGGGACAGCTTTCACGCTATCCTGATTTTCGTGCAGTCAGTCATTGGCATGACGATCTGGAATTTATTCTGATTTTAGAGGGACAGATGTTTTATGATGTGAATGGTCAGAAGATTTCTTTGCAAGCAGGTGAAGGAATTTTTGTAAACAGCCGCTGCTTTCATTATGGCTATTCCGATGCTCATACAGAATGTCTCTTTATCTGTATTCTGTTATCTCCGCAGTTGCTTTCTGTAAATACTTATTTTGTGGAAAAATGTCTAAATCCCCTGATACAGAATATTCATTTTCCCTATCAGCCACTGAATCCGTCTATCCTGTGGCAGAATTCTATTCTTCGTGACCTTGAAATGCTTTACAAAAAAAATGTGGATGAAATACAGCCATTTATTACGCTGGAAAAAACCGTTCATATTTTTCTCCTCCTTGCTGAAAATATGAACTATTTTCCAGATTATGATAAAGATACAGAGGATACTCTGGCTCTTACTACAATGATCGGATATGTGCAGAAAAATTATCCCCAAAAAATTATGCTTAAAGATATTTCATCCTCAGGAAATTGCTGCAAGACAAAATGCACTTCCCTTTTTCAGAAATATTTGAATACTTCCCCAATGGTATATCTAAATCGCTATCGTTTGGAAAAATCTGTTTTTCTTCTTCAAAATACTACAATGTCTGTTACTGAGATAGCATATACCTGCGGGTTTTCAAATAGCAGTTATTTTTGTGAACTTTTTCATAAGTATTATAATACCACCCCTGGGAAGTTTCGAAACAGCAATAGATAA
- a CDS encoding YolD-like family protein encodes MKNNSYDDIINLPHPVSKNHPQMPLQDRAAQFAPFAALTGHDAAIKETARLTDERLELSEEAIAQLNEKINIIRNNIGIEQKVSITYFIPDAKKAGGAYVTCSGSVKKIDEYEHTIIMTDQTVIPIEQISDIKCEEWQI; translated from the coding sequence ATGAAAAATAATTCTTATGACGATATCATCAATTTACCCCATCCGGTCTCTAAGAATCATCCGCAAATGCCGCTTCAGGATCGGGCAGCGCAATTTGCTCCTTTTGCAGCCCTGACTGGACATGATGCTGCGATAAAAGAGACGGCAAGATTAACCGATGAACGATTGGAACTGAGTGAGGAAGCGATTGCTCAGCTGAACGAAAAAATTAATATAATCAGAAATAATATCGGTATAGAACAGAAAGTATCAATAACTTATTTTATTCCCGATGCAAAAAAAGCCGGCGGAGCCTATGTTACGTGCTCCGGTAGTGTAAAAAAGATAGACGAATACGAGCATACCATTATCATGACAGATCAAACGGTCATTCCAATCGAGCAGATAAGTGATATTAAATGTGAAGAGTGGCAAATCTGA
- a CDS encoding MATE family efflux transporter — MGNEFTNKILKLALPITAQQFMLALVSACDAFMLGGLNQNSLSAVSLASQITFVFNLILTALTIGENMFVAQYYGKRDFDGLRTSAGLVLRYVFIISILFLFATFFIPETLMRLFTNDTILIDYGIKYLKVIGLSYIFSGVLQVLQGILKNCGYAGRCTIISAVVVCVNIILNVILIYGYMGFPRMEIAGAALATVIANGLGLVITIYILHLKKEFWIGVKDIKNREVHITRKFWKHVYPVLFNELAWGGGFTMYSVILGHLGSDAIAANSIANITKNLLICGCTGFGYGGSIIVGNLLGKGNLSEAKKNGNILCKTSVFLGVVTAGVIFLATPVILNFTNLTDIATGYLKNMLFISSYYVIGKSINSMTIGGIFQQGEIQNLD; from the coding sequence ATGGGAAACGAATTCACAAATAAGATTTTGAAACTTGCTCTGCCCATTACAGCACAACAATTTATGTTAGCGCTTGTAAGTGCATGCGATGCTTTTATGTTGGGAGGATTAAATCAGAACTCTCTGTCAGCAGTTTCGCTGGCTTCGCAGATCACCTTTGTTTTTAATTTGATTTTAACAGCACTTACAATAGGGGAAAATATGTTTGTTGCACAGTATTATGGAAAAAGAGATTTTGATGGATTACGGACATCAGCAGGACTTGTATTAAGATATGTATTCATAATTTCCATTCTCTTTCTGTTTGCAACATTCTTTATTCCTGAAACGCTCATGCGACTGTTTACAAACGATACTATACTGATTGATTATGGTATTAAGTATTTGAAAGTGATTGGATTATCCTATATCTTTTCAGGAGTTCTGCAGGTTTTGCAGGGAATCTTGAAAAATTGTGGTTATGCAGGTAGATGTACCATAATAAGTGCAGTTGTTGTCTGTGTTAATATTATACTGAATGTTATTCTGATTTACGGATACATGGGCTTTCCAAGAATGGAGATTGCAGGTGCGGCACTGGCTACTGTCATTGCAAATGGACTTGGTCTGGTTATTACGATTTATATTTTGCACCTGAAAAAGGAATTTTGGATTGGAGTAAAAGACATAAAAAACAGGGAAGTCCATATAACGAGGAAATTCTGGAAACATGTTTATCCGGTACTTTTTAATGAACTTGCCTGGGGCGGTGGATTTACGATGTATTCTGTCATACTTGGACATCTTGGTTCCGATGCTATCGCAGCCAATTCTATTGCAAATATAACCAAGAATCTTTTAATCTGTGGTTGTACCGGCTTTGGATATGGTGGAAGTATTATTGTTGGAAATCTGCTTGGTAAAGGGAACTTATCTGAAGCAAAGAAAAACGGAAATATTTTATGCAAAACTTCGGTATTTTTGGGCGTGGTGACGGCTGGAGTGATTTTTCTTGCGACACCTGTAATCCTGAATTTTACGAATCTGACTGATATAGCAACAGGATATTTAAAGAATATGCTGTTTATAAGCAGCTATTATGTAATAGGAAAATCAATTAATTCTATGACAATAGGTGGTATTTTCCAGCAGGGGGAGATACAAAATTTGGATTAA